A stretch of the Capsicum annuum cultivar UCD-10X-F1 chromosome 10, UCD10Xv1.1, whole genome shotgun sequence genome encodes the following:
- the LOC107845536 gene encoding glycosyl hydrolase 5 family protein — MWRSPSSSSSLCISFYSIHLCTLLLFINQHFVVVSSQPLYTNSRWIVNSTGQRVKLACINWVSHMDVMLAEGLNQQPVNAISKAIINMGFNCVRLTWPLFLFTNDSLGSITVRQSFKNLGLFSSIVDLQANNPFIVDLSVLDAYKAVVASLAKNNVMIILDNHISKPGWCCSRFDGNGFFGDQYFDPHLWIQGLTKVATTFKAINNVVGMSLRNELRGPLQNVDDWYRYMQKGAEAVHAANSDILIILSGLSFDKDLSFLHQRPMNLTFSGKLVFEIHRYGFTDGDTWSAENANQACGEVLNEMVSKGAFVLEQGYPLFVSEFGVDQRGTNVNDNRYFNCFLGLAAELDFDWALWTLVGSYYLRDGIMGLNEYYGVLDWNWFDIRNSSFLQRISAIRTPFQGPGYTETHPHKVIFHPMTGLCIQRTSLLQPLELGACSEAEAWGYAPAKTLTVIGNYFCLQADKLGQPVKLNMVCSDDSSKWDIISDSKMHLSSKLQDATSVCLDVDPNNVIVTQTCKCLSTNDTTCDPGSQWFKIIDSTRATKIIKSSLQIKPIIHFLVRNFFGSYI, encoded by the exons atgTGGAGGTCGCCATCATCATCCTCTTCCCTTTGCATCTCTTTCTATAGCATTCATCTATGTACACTTCTTTTGTTCATCAACCaacattttgttgtagtttcaTCACAACCCCTTTACACAAATTCAAGATGGATTGTGAATTCAACAGGGCAAAGAGTAAAACTAGCATGTATAAATTGGGTGTcacatatggatgttatgttagCAGAAGGGTTAAATCAACAACCAGTGAATGCAATTTCAAAAGCAATTATCAACATGGGATTTAATTGTGTTAGACTTACTTGGCCTCTCTTTTTGTTTACTAATGATTCTTTGGGTTCAATAACTGTTAGACAATCTTTCAAGAACCTCGGACTTTTTAGCTCCATTGTTGATCTTCAAGCTAATAATCCTTTCATTGTTGATCTTTCTGTCCTAGATGCTTACAAG GCAGTGGTGGCTAGCCTTGCAAAAAACAATGTGATGATCATATTAGACAATCACATAAGCAAGCCTGGTTGGTGTTGCAGCAGATTTGATGGCAATGGCTTCTTTGGAGATCAGTACTTTGACCCTCACCTTTGGATCCAAGGCCTTACAAAGGTAGCCACCACTTTCAAAGCCATTAATAATGTTGTAGGCATGAGCTTGAGAAATGAACTTCGTGGACCTTTACAAAATGTTGATGATTGGTATAG GTACATGCAGAAAGGAGCTGAAGCAGTGCATGCAGCTAACTCTGATATTCTTATCATTCTGTCTGGCCTAAGTTTCGACAAGGATCTTTCTTTCTTGCACCAAAGACCGATGAACTTGACATTTAGTGGCAAGCTAGTTTTTGAGATTCATCGATATGGTTTCACGGATGGAGACACTTGGTCAGCAGAAAACGCAAACCAAGCATGTGGAGAAGTGTTGAATGAAATGGTGAGCAAAGGAGCCTTTGTGTTAGAACAAGGCTACCCATTGTTTGTCAGTGAGTTTGGAGTGGATCAAAGAGGCACCAATGTGAACGATAACAGGTATTTCAATTGCTTCCTTGGACTGGCAGCTGAACTTGACTTCGATTGGGCACTGTGGACACTCGTTGGGAGCTATTATTTGAGAGATGGTATTATGGGACTCAATGAGTACTATGGTGTTTTAGATTGGAACTGGTTCGATATCAGGAACTCGAGCTTTCTGCAAAGGATCTCAGCCATCCGCACACCATTCCAAG GACCAGGATATACTGAGACTCATCCACATAAAGTAATTTTCCATCCTATGACAGGGCTTTGTATTCAAAGAACTTCATTGCTGCAGCCACTGGAGCTAGGTGCATGCTCTGAGGCAGAAGCATGGGGATATGCTCCAGCAAAAACACTGACAGTCATAGGAAATTACTTTTGCCTGCAAGCAGATAAGCTCGGGCAGCCAGTAAAACTCAATATGGTATGCAGTGACGATAGCTCAAAATGGGACATCATTTCAGACTCTAAGATGCACCTGTCTTCTAAGCTACAAGATGCTACTAGTGTTTGCTTGGATGTCGATCCCAACAATGTCATTGTCACACAAACATGCAAATGTCTGAGCACAAATGATACTACATGTGATCCTGGAAGCCAGTGGTTCAAAATAATTGACAGCACAAGGGcgacaaaaattataaaatcctcTCTTCAAATCAAACCAATCATTCATTTTCTAGTGAGGAATTTCTTTGGAAGCTACATATGA